Proteins encoded by one window of Yamadazyma tenuis chromosome 2, complete sequence:
- a CDS encoding uncharacterized protein (COG:S; EggNog:ENOG503NWX3): MPESIKGISAKLKPGQPTQLWSFANAVALLDNTFDQNISDSLNEFLLSHKSLLADSNPLTKSDSETITAGTKEITLNGILYTGITDQNVADSKKLSEILQLDQKHCLRIISQVSKRYPETKLQDLKLNSKIKFLDDRETLAQQERLYLYSSSILRERRTILECSLELLSRKLDTSSSSTIQNLGRDLFLSSEYFDSTIKGLQDQITSLTSKTYISEVPEQISSLIYKETLLTIVTYLKILVEMSINNNSLSTKSVSGWFDLMHSTNFTVSLNPIIKESESECLSLINSLSSVVCISLLDLDKNYGSDSSESLMNNAVIFKQINEIITSPDNKNAIAMYAWSIILLRKSYLLEEIPNSSFTNVLGVELIDNSINDLSIRCRDLNVFHEIATVNNILKFDNLYPTILSSLILASMPLITLNPQIASTISMVMKACPDFIVERFFENQATNNALILTRAKFPIQLSSFLKLASINGNFALNELKEMKSYMCSFQKSELNLMSVIDDENTELIKLTKSIDIYPPYEINNRLSLLLEVNTKGKILPGSSDSEDLVAFLYRFSGIAFLGRVLQNLSIVFDPFDVEKVELTVDIFVLLTQILKDAESTEGIYLIETMSAYMDGSDVIEIILRLLEQGLHSRNVKLSKAVCDLLYFLNPLASDRIWSYLSSSILLSDGGKEGFVSTIFSSIEMINGNYDFTLSFIKLTEVLAHDSLSSYFQHSVETKSMVLSKCINHLILVFESFIHCRFNDSYQKMEIGSLILDTFANVLSMVYGLQNSSSNSKISEVFRSPAKLIVDSFLIDKSDFSRTCYPLTSLIESLEQDIIEYELKDITSSLCKTWFSSVLKFSELIVSIRTSIHYRPSTFEASLFNQVPKLVKCYATFEPLRKDILTLLTALTNGDWPHDMRPSLLSHLGRNNTQILLMSIIADLENDFDNYNVKVAIYDFISAVMRGDQEGLCVSLLGVRDIVNNLKDNGTKSQTHTDHSLVKVLRNNIKNIEYFPDPVALHLVDSMVLVINNWSSINSSTDISSDEDHAFIDQLITKVSSPIVTSMKTVDEYVANCYKLKLISKIFEVLALYLFSTKNDKTRNKITSFLASKGFEGSLRSFFTIKSYHSSLHNDLELEFERNFKNFKISDFRCSLVKRNRFGISTVYNLTVMDGMFSSKEAWPQLNEKIIASEVELQYLSVQVDVAKSLGALLTALCRMDAPILSNDFIKFCTHLLRTNIDEGLPADFFFEIFHTRIQICFYIIYTIYNSPKVEKDPKIVFDLLKTSAELLASESMSFIKNLTQSNGYYRPLLRVIYCSLSMIQNETELLVEYFSVVRDLFDLIVNKATKTVLVEIQNSVYLSKTKKETEIVKMDDRVDDVLLILSTLKLFVEIKVSRNNQFEMAKVVERNDLIRSLLNLYSFSHLIEVNGDYMFAQLSLMFIQELMKVDVIAKSFIDNRLFTVLQGSTISNSIKNVDLNISSSPQLHRIWTNGILPIFLFSLSNIGPSVLPDICFGLTTFKKPIESCIESWAKDSSTIKITSANINETSQLLLIFFLLKKYNVEGYFGVNTVVQDSNTVDVPVLPGLDSEAKREDFVDYINNLLKHPKFLTSRISPSSVEEQRIIEGGGQPFDSFVKNLIEEISSLKDYLA; encoded by the coding sequence ATGCCTGAGTCAATAAAGGGAATCTCTGCCAAATTAAAACCTGGCCAACCCACCCAACTCTGGTCATTTGCCAACGCGGTGGCATTGTTGGATAACACGTTTGATCAGAACATTTCCGACTCGTTGAATGAGTTTTTGTTGTCCCACAAGTCGCTTTTGGCTGATTCCAACCCTTTGACCAAGAGTGACAGTGAGACCATCACCGCTGGTACCAAGGAAATTACCCTCAATGGAATCCTTTATACGGGAATTACCGACCAGAATGTGGCGGACTCCAAAAAACTTAGTGAAATACTCCAACTCGATCAGAAACACTGTTTGAGAATAATTTCTCAAGTGTCAAAGAGGTatccagaaacaaagttacaggacttgaagttgaattccaaaatcaagtttcttgACGATAGAGAAACCCTAGCACAACAGGAGAGGTTGTACTTGTACAGCTCAAGTATATTGAGAGAGAGGAGAACCATTTTAGAGTGTTCATTGGAACTTTTGAGCCGAAAATTGGATACCTCCAGCTCCCTGACCATCCAAAATTTGGGAAGAgacttgttcttgtcatCTGAATACTTTGATTCCACCATAAAAGGATTACAAGATCAGATAACTAGCTTGACTAGCAAAACTTACATCAGTGAGGTGCCTGAACAGATAAGCAGTCTCATTTATAAAGAGACCCTCCTCACGATTGTTACCTATTTGAAAATCCTTGTCGAGATGtctatcaacaacaacagttTATCGACTAAATCTGTACTGGGTTGGTTCGACCTCATGCATTCCACGAACTTTACCGTCAGCTTGAACCCAATTATTAAAGAATCGGAATCGGAGTGTCTAAGTCTCATCAATTCCTTATCCAGCGTTGTTTGCATATCTCTCCTTGACTTGGACAAGAACTATGGGAGTGATTCTAGCGAAAGCTTGATGAACAACGCTGTTATATTCAAACAGATCAATGAGATCATCACCAGTCCAGACAACAAGAACGCCATTGCAATGTATGCATGGTCAATAATACTATTGAGAAAGAGCTATTTGTTAGAGGAGATTCCTAACAGCTCGTTTACCAATGTTCTTGGAGTAGAACTTATAGACAACTCAATCAATGACTTGAGCATAAGATGCCGAGACTTGAACGTGTTTCATGAGATTGCTACTGTCAACAACATCCTTAAGTTTGACAATTTGTATCCAACAATCTTGTCGTCATTGATTCTAGCATCTATGCCGTTGATTACCTTAAACCCTCAGATTGcctcaacaatttcaatggTAATGAAAGCATGTCCGGATTTCATAGTAGAAAGATTTTTCGAAAACCAAGCCACTAACAATGCATTGATTCTTACACGGGCAAAGTTTCCTATCCAATTGAgttctttcttgaaattggcATCTATTAATGGGAACTTCGCcttgaacgagttgaaagaaatgaaATCGTATATGTGCCTGTTCCAAAAGTCAgaattgaacttgatgtcGGTgattgatgatgaaaacaCAGAGTTGATAAAGTTGACTAAATCAATTGACATATACCCTCCTtatgaaatcaacaataGGTTATCATTGTTATTGGAAGTTAATACCAAGGGGAAAATACTCCCTGGCTCTAGTGATTCCGAAGATTTGGTGGCCTTTCTCTACAGGTTTAGCGGAATAGCCTTTTTAGGTCGGGTTTTACAGAACTTGTCTATTGTATTTGACCCTTTTGACGTCGAAAAGGTCGAACTTACTGTTGATATTTTTGTCTTATTGACCCAAATTTTAAAGGATGCAGAATCTACTGAAGGAATTTATTTAATTGAAACCATGTCTGCATACATGGATGGATCAGATGTGATTGAAATTATTCTCCGGCTATTGGAGCAAGGTTTACACTCCCGAAACGTCAAACTTTCCAAAGCAGTTTGTGACTTACTTTACTTTTTGAATCCGTTAGCAAGTGACAGAATATGGAGTTACTTGTCCAGTTCAATTCTATTATCAGATGGCGGAAAAGAAGGATTCGTTTCCACCATTTTCTCATCGATTGAAATGATCAATGGAAACTACGACTTTACGCTATCTTTTATAAAATTGACAGAAGTGCTTGCTCATGATAGTTTGCTGTCTTATTTCCAGCATTCAGTGGAGACTAAGTCGATGGTTTTATCCAAATGTATCAACCACTTGATCTTGGTTTTTGAGTCTTTTATCCACTGCAGATTCAATGACTCTTACCAGAAAATGGAGATAGGATCCTTAATTTTGGATACTTTTGCGAATGTCTTGAGTATGGTCTATGGATTACAGAATTCGTCTTCAAACAGCAAGATAAGTGAAGTCTTCAGATCCCCTGCAAAGTTGATTGTTGATTCATTCTTAATTGATAAGTCAGActtctcaagaacttgttaCCCATTGACATCATTGATTGAATCCTTGGAACAAGATATAATCGAGTACGAATTGAAGGATATCACCTCATCTTTATGTAAAACCTGGTTCTCAAGTGTATTGAAATTTTCTGAATTGATTGTATCCATAAGGACTTCTATTCATTATCGTCCTTCCACGTTTGAAGCTTCTTTATTTAACCAAGTTCCTAAGTTGGTCAAATGTTACGCCACTTTCGAACCATTGAGAAAGGATATTTTGACATTGTTGACCGCTCTTACTAATGGTGACTGGCCTCATGATATGAGACCTTCATTATTGTCTCATTTGGGTAGAAACAATACTCAGATTTTATTGATGTCTATTATTGCTGACCTAGAGAACGACTTTGATAATTATAATGTGAAGGTTGCCATCTACGATTTCATTTCTGCTGTTATGAGGGGGGACCAAGAAGGACTATGTGTGCTGTTGTTAGGAGTTAGGGACATtgtcaataacttgaaagaTAATGGAACGAAGTCACAAACTCACACTGACCACTCTTTGGTTAAAGTCTTAAGAAATaatatcaagaacatcGAATACTTTCCTGATCCAGTGGCCCTCCACTTGGTAGACTCGATGGTCCTAGTAATCAACAATTGGAGTTCAATTAATTCCTCAACAGACATCAGTTCTGATGAAGACCATGCCTTTATCGATCAattgatcaccaaagtcAGCTCTCCTATCGTGACCTCAATGAAAACTGTTGATGAGTATGTTGCAAATTGctacaagttgaagttgatatcCAAGATATTTGAGGTATTGGCGTTGTACTTATTTTCGACCAAAAATGACaaaaccagaaacaaaatcacTCTGTTTTTGGCTTCTAAGGGATTTGAAGGGTCTCTCAGGTCATTTTTTACCATTAAATCGTATCACAGCTCTTTGCACAACGACCTTGAATTGGAATTTGAGAGAAACTTtaagaacttcaagatctcagATTTTAGGTgttctttggtgaagagAAATAGGTTTGGTATCTCCACAGTCTATAATTTGACTGTCATGGATGGGAtgttttcttccaaagaagcatGGCCTCAGTTAAATGAGAAGATCATTGCGTCTGAGGTTGAATTGCAATACTTGAGTGTTCAAGTCGATGTGGCCAAGTCTTTGGGGGCTTTGTTAACAGCCTTATGCAGAATGGATGCTCCTATCTTGAGTAACGACTTTATCAAATTCTGTACCCATTTACTAAGGACCAACATCGATGAAGGGCTACCAGccgatttcttctttgaaatttttcataCCAGAATTCAAATTTGCTTTTACATTATCTACACGATTTACAATTCTCCGAAGGTTGAAAAGGATCCGAAGATTGTTTTTGACTTATTGAAGACTTCGGCTGAGCTTCTTGCTTCTGAAAGCATGTCATTCATTAAGAATTTAACCCAAAGTAATGGATACTACAGACCCTTATTGAGAGTCATATATTGTTCTTTGTCAAtgattcaaaatgaaaCTGAACTTTTAGTTGAATATTTCAGTGTTGTGAGGgacttgtttgacttgattgTGAATAAGGCGACCAAGACGGTATTGGTGGAGATCCAGAACAGTGTTTACTTGTCAAAGACCAAGAAGGAGACTGAGATAGTGAAGATGGATGATagagttgatgatgttcTTTTGATATTGTCAACTTTGAAATTGTTTGTCGAAATCAAGGTATCACGCAATAACCAGTTCGAAATGGCTAAGGTAGTGGAGAGGAATGACTTGATTCGGTCATTACTAAACTTGTATTCCTTCTCCCATTTGATTGAAGTGAATGGTGATTATATGTTTGCTCAGTTGAGCTTGATGTTCATCCAGGAATTGATGAAGGTTGATGTTATCGCAAAAAGCTTCATCGACAACCGATTGTTTACCGTTTTGCAAGGAAGCACAATTTCAAATTCCATCAAGAATGTGGACTTGaatatttcttcttctccacaaCTTCATAGAATTTGGACAAATGGAATCTTACCAATTTTCTTGTTCTCATTAAGCAATATCGGTCCCTCTGTATTACCCGATATCTGCTTTGGGTTGACTACATTCAAAAAGCCAATTGAATCTTGTATCGAGAGTTGGGCCAAGGAttcatccacaatcaaAATCACGTCTGCCAATATCAACGAAACCAGTCAGCTAttgttgatattcttcttgttaAAGAAATACAACGTTGAGGGTTATTTTGGGGTTAATACCGTTGTGCAAGACTCCAATACCGTTGACGTTCCAGTATTGCCAGGGCTTGATTCAGAGGCCAAAAGAGAAGACTTTGTCGACTatatcaacaacttgttgaaacaCCCTAAGTTCTTAACCTCAAGAATATCACCAAGCTCTGTAGAGGAACAACGAATCATTGAAGGTGGAGGTCAGCCTTTTGACTCGTTCgtcaagaatttgatcGAAGAGATCAGTTCGTTAAAGGACTATTTAGCATAG
- a CDS encoding uncharacterized protein (EggNog:ENOG503NU77; COG:V), producing the protein MLVPPDNFGLVEPGLYRCSKLDSDNFPFLETLNLKSILLLDAENPPRPLKTFISNNNIDLVSLGGLKVSNHNHTGNNNRNVTNRESNYNENSLPDGGSGTHSNSSSASNSRNGSRSGSETTSPVILSQGTFPKETNLQMINLNVASKKNDQWMLIEKNLIKKAFEILLNTTKYNLLIVDSTSTLVSILRKIQKWNFNSIVNEFRIYNGQSAKSNYYAENFLELIDIELVPFEIDQLNQFLKMQQEQLQKTDDLISKSPELARSGSFNHSGSFSFRDDENLWDGDTKELIDDDDIDDDLLSASPQIPVNLLKIVEKKRNNSIELSDDDKSVTPGTSPRHIASNANCSPMSTDALTTAAKHYWDKRKPSLDAKITRPIHNSMFRNSYSNSGFPSPMSARSSFENINSPHLRRASRGERKSIKMEDINDLEEKRLRGKYEFKYYKNMNKYNVNFDNVGYIKLRLPPSNKLPDWFIRGRDFWEESYIKFRS; encoded by the coding sequence ATGCTTGTTCCACCCGATAACTTTGGATTAGTTGAGCCCGGGTTGTATCGCTGTTCTAAGTTGGACTCCGACAACTTTCCGTTCTTAGAGACGTTAAACTTGAAGTCCATTTTACTATTAGATGCAGAAAATCCTCCAAGGCCGTTGAAAACGTTTATCAGTAACAACAATATCGACTTGGTCAGTTTAGGAGGCTTGAAGGTTTCCAACCATAATCATACGGGAAATAACAACAGGAATGTCACAAACAGAGAATCCAACTATAATGAGAATTCACTCCCAGATGGAGGCTCTGGTACCCACTCCAATTCTAGTTCGgcttcaaattcaagaaatGGTTCAAGATCAGGTTCAGAGACAACCTCTCCAGTTATACTATCTCAGGGGACCTTTCCTAAGGAAACGAATCTACAGATGATCAACTTAAATGTAGCTTCCAAAAAGAACGATCAGTGGATGTTAATagagaagaacttgatcaaaaaggCATTTGAAATCTTATTAAACACCACTAAGTACAATTTATTGATCGTTGACAGCACATCTACGTTGGTGAGTATCTTGAGAAAAATCCAGAAATGGAACTTCAACTCTATTGTCAACGAATTCAGAATCTACAATGGACAGAGTGCAAAGAGCAACTATTATGCCGAAAACTTTCTCGAACTAATAGATATTGAATTGGTGCcttttgaaattgaccaattgaATCAGTTTCTAAAGATGCAACAAGAACAGTTACAAAAGACTGATGACCTTATTTCTAAAAGTCCTGAGTTGGCTCGTTCAGGCTCGTTCAATCATTCGGGTCTGTTCTCATTTAGagatgatgaaaatttATGGGATGGTGACACTAAAGAATTGATagacgatgatgatattgatgatgatcTACTATCTGCATCTCCTCAAATCCCAGTCAATTTGTTAAAAATTGTTGAGAAGAAACGTAATAATCTGATTGAGCtcagtgatgatgataagCTGGTAACCCCAGGAACTTCTCCCAGGCATATTGCTTCTAATGCCAACTGCAGCCCCATGAGCACGGACGCATTGACAACAGCAGCAAAGCACTACTGGGATAAAAGAAAACCATCTTTGGATGCCAAAATCACCCGTCCCATCCACAACTCCATGTTCAGAAACTCTTACTCAAACAGTGGTTTCCCACTGCCGATGTCAGCCCGGTCTTCCTTTGAGAATATTAACTCTCCGCATCTCAGGAGAGCTTCAAGAGGTGAAAGAAAGTCTATCAAAATGGAAGATATAAATGACCTTGAGGAGAAGAGATTAAGGGGAAAATATGAATTCAAATATTATAAGAACATGAACAAGTACAACGTTAACTTCGACAATGTTGGTTACATAAAGTTGAGGTTACCCCCTAGCAATAAACTTCCAGACTGGTTCATTAGAGGGAGAGACTTCTGGGAGGAGTCCTATATAAAGTTTCGTTCTTAA